The sequence below is a genomic window from Silene latifolia isolate original U9 population chromosome 7, ASM4854445v1, whole genome shotgun sequence.
TCCAATCACATAACTATTTATTAATTATTGCTCCCATTTTTTACTAAGCAATAAAAAATCATAATTTATGGAAAATAGAGATGAAAACTCGAATAATTTCTTCAAGGCTAAGCttgcaaaaataaaaaataatttagTATTAATTGGGCAATTAACAAAGCAACTTGTAAAAGATGATCCAAGAAGAATAGTTCACTCTTTTAAAGTTGGACTTGCTATTGCTTTAGTCTCATTGTTTTACTATTTTGATCCACTTTATGAAGGATTTGGTGTTAATGCAATGTGGGGTGTTCTTACCGTGGTGGTCGTCTTTGAGTACTCCGTTGGTGAGTTTTTTACCCTCTTTATTTGATATTTACTCCGTATTTTTATATACTCCCTCTGATTCATGATAACATGTTTTTCAATCTAATACAAACTACTCATTCGCTAGTTGAAGTCAAAGTTGCAAAATTTTCACTTTGATTTTCGGgcaagaatatgaaaaattagAAGGGATATTCTCTCATGTTTTTCAATCTAATACAAACTACccttgaattttgattttttttttttctttaataaagggtctaagggtcggttATGgatctcataacttagacccgaacccgaaatattttcttaagacccatacccgacccatacccattgggtctgaaaaaatgagacccatacccgacccgttagggtccgaccctcagggtctgggtcgggtccccgacccactgccatccctaggtgtacccctcgtttttcacaaaaaaactttgacggacaataattctctgttacgagttcagaaaacggtaatttttttttcaaaccaattatctcgtcaaggccttgaatttgaaaaaaaattcaccgctaTTTTTGGACTCGTaaccggtagttatggttggtcaaagatttttaaacgaataaactttgaccgaccataattcctgACTAtgagttgagacgtcggtgaattctttttcaaactgGAGACCTCTTAAAGATggtcaatttaaaaaaaaaagtttatcatattctgaacttgtagccaagagttattgacggtcaaagtttttttgcaagaaaagaggGGTACATCTTAGAAAACAAAAACGTttaggggtacacgagagaatattcCAAATTAGAATATGATACTAAGATATTtagatttataataaaataacgTTTCAATGTAAATGAATAAAAATGAGATCAGATCATGGTGTTGCCCTAGATTTCGTGAATAGTCATATGAGTAGTTTGGATTGAATGTAATGTAGTACTTAATGTGTAATGAAACGATATTTAAGAAATTAAGAGTTTCTTTTTAAAAGTATATTAAGAAAATGTTTATGTATCATTTGTCAGCATATTTGTTTCTGAAAGTTTATACGGTAATCTTGAATTTTGTCACTCTGCACATAATACTTCTGAAATAAAAACTTTGATTGAGCATACATAAAAGTTACTTTGGCCGCTTTGAACCAGCCTACTATGGATTGTTTTGAGCCTAAATAAAAGGTCCAAGTCCCGTAAAAAAACGGCAGGACTGGATCAGGACATTTGATCACCTCTAGTCGAGGGGTTATTATGTTGGGGTAATATTGTTGTTAATCAGCTAATTCAACTAACTAAAATATGACGGTCAAACCTTCTAATAAAtctctcattttttttttgattaaaatGCGGGGTAAACCCCGAGACCTACAGCGAGTAGAGTCCCAAACAAGTTTACAAAACgaaaaacaacacaaaaaaacaaataaaaaaacttaGCAATTGCCAGCATCAAAACTCAAGTCGCGGAGTCGTCCTTTGCCCTATCCTTTTCTCCTTCCATGTTTTAAATATTTTCCAATTGTTCAACCATTCTTCTAAGGTATAAGGTAAACCTTCTTTCCACGATTTGCACTACAACCCAACTCTTAAAAACAGCTTGTCTACAATACACGGCCAGTTAGGAGTTTTGTTCTCGAAAATCGCTTCATTTCTCAATTCCCAAATAATAATAAATCTCTCATTTATAATCCATTTTTACAATATGGCCATGTTGAAAGTGATCCGCAAAAGTTTAGGTTCAAGGGCAGGCCTTATCCAGACCAAGGCCAGGGTAGCCCACTGACCTCTTGGAGGACTTACAACGGTGTTTAAGATCATCTAATTTTTAACTCAATGGAAATCGAACCCTTGACTTCATGGTCAGAAGGTAGACTCTTTTACCATTTGGGCCAAACCTTGTTGCCTTGTTGGTACTATTACTAAGATAAAACACAaactagaaaataaaaaaaattgaaacattTTAATTGCAATGGAACGAACACACCTGCTAGCCCCCCTTACTTATGTCGTCATTAAGTAAAATCTTGATCAAGTAACTTTATGGTTAATTGCactttacgttttttttttcttgaacaCAAAATCGCATTTGTTAAGCTTATGAGTTAATACACACTTTTTTATGCAATGTGATAAATGTTGCCTATAATAAGTAATAACTATGTTGTAAGTTGAGACGTTTTATATGTTAgaccatgttcttttggacttaatttctgTTCTAAtaaattcaattcagttcagctcagttcaattcaattcaattcaattcaatttagtTTTGTAGGCATTAAAATTTTGTTTAAATGTCGAAAATacagaaattaattaaattgagttaTAAATGTCGAAAATAcagaaattaattaatttgagttaataataaataaattactcaatttaattaatttctgtATTTTCGACATTTAAACAAAATTTTAATGCCTACAAGtttagattaatttatttcaacattaatattaatattattattcttattttatattcttatagTTATCATTATACCATGTGATTCATTTATTTTTACCTATAATAACTACGGAGTATGTTCTAAGTTTGAAAGTTGAAACGGTTTTACATAAGACTAACTCATTGTCGAACGTAGGTGCAACGGTTGGAAAAAGTTTGAATAGAGTAGTGTCAACCATTATAGGAGGTTGGCTTGCAGTGGGTGATCATAGATTATGCAGTTACTGGGGAGATGATTTGGAGCCTGTTCTTCTTGGTTTCTCTGTTTTCTTAACAGGTTAAATGACTTAAATCTCCCTCTTTTTGTGAATGTCGCTATTATTTTTTTAcgatttttctaacgtgtgccctaaaGACACACATTAATAACCTAAATGTGGAAAGAACATATTCTCATGAATTAtggtatcaaaaataatattttgtgaAATACTCAAAAATAATACTGTACTTCGATAAGAGTGTGGTTTATTAATAAGCGTAAATATTTTAACTTTATGTATTAACATTTTTTGCTGTCCAATATATTTACGATCAAAgtttggtagctttgaactccaAAAAGCAGAAAATAAgaaaacggagggagtataattttccTATTTCGGATTTTTTTGTGAATACTCAATTACATGGAAAAATAATTGGTTGATAATATATGCAGCTGCGGTAGCGACGTTTATGAGGTTTTATCCAATAATAAAAGCGAGGTACGATTATGGGATGCAGATATTCATCTTAACATTCAGTTTGATTTGTGTGTCGGGGTACCGAGATGATGAGGTTATAGACATGGCACAAAGAAGAATATCGACTATTTTGATAGGATGTTGTACGGCCGTAGTTATTTGTGTTGTCATTCGCCCCGTTTGGGCTGGCCATGATCTTCATAATGTTACTGCCTCTAACCTTGCAAAGCTTGGTAATTTCTTGCAAGGTAATACCATCTCTAATTTCCTTCAATTCCTAATATGACCTTACAATTACAATCTGGTACTATAAAATCGACTCTGTAAGTCTGTAGTGAATTGATATTTTCTCGAATCTTCATTATTGACGATTGTATACATTCATTTACAGAATTCGGAGTTGAATACTTCAAAAAATCAACAGACGTGCCATTATTGAACGATGGCAAATCGTTTCAAAGCATAATCGATTCCAAAAGCAGCGTGGATACCTTGGTTTGTCTCTACATTTATTCTGTTTTCGACTTTTCGTTAGTACTCCTTGTATGCAATTAACTTGTTCGTTCTCCATTTGAGTTCGAATGTGAAATAATGTCAACTTTGACCAATATTTCCGCAACTTATCAAATACGTAGTATATGGAAATACCTAAGGTTAAGCTGATTACGGAATAACTGTCTGCAGACAATTATTCCGTAATTTTTTTTATATTGGcttaaattatactccctccactttcctattttcaccccatttcccCTTTTTGGCAAATTatctattttcaccccatttctcttctttccttatttGGACTACCTTTTTCATTATTTAATCATTTTTTTCACCCCACTTACATCTCTTTTATTACTTTTTTCATTATTTAATCATTCTTTTCACCACACTtacaactcttttattactttttcattctttaataaCTTTTCTTAATATCCGTGTAAAAAGAAATGGGGTGAACAaaaaaaagtggagggagtaaTTCACAAATTTAGTCGAAAATGTCATAAAGTGACCCATGAAATAAACTTGGGTATGTAAAAACAGAGTAACTTTGCAAGATGGGAGCCTTGGCATGGGAGGTTCAAGTACACGCATCCATGGATACAATACCAGATAATTTGCGGGTTAACCCGAGTGCATGCTTGTAGAGCTGAAGCTCTACATAATATCCTATACTGTCGGACACAGGTGTGTAATACTTATTTTTTATCTTCATAATTTTAGGGCACATGTTAAAAAAACCGTTTGGGTAAATATactagtgtttttttttttggatttttaggcGCCCAATGAAGTGAAGGCGAAGTTCCTAGAGCCGTGTTCAAAGATGAGCATTGAATCAGGCAAAGCATTGAAGGAATTATCATTCGCAATCAAAGAAATGACCGAACCCTCCAAGGCCAACGCTCATATCCAAAACGCGAAAAAATCAGCTCAAGATCTAAACGAATTGCTAAAATCAAACTTATGGGAAAACATCAATCTTTTGGATGTTACACGAGTAGCAACAGTCGCTTCATTGTTAAACGAAGTTGTAACATGTACGGAAGAGATTGCTGAGGCGGTCCAAAGGTTAGCCACCCTAGCAAAATTCACGAGCATTGTGGATGATAATAAGGTCGCGGTCCAAGATGGTAATTCTAAGATGTTAAATCAATTGTCGTCTATGAAGTCTCGATCCTCGACaagttatgtgattattgttgacGGTTCCACACCAAGATCGTCGAATTGTGAGGATCCGCCTTCGTTGGCTATGGCTCAACAAGATGCAGAGTAATTCCAAGGAAGCTACATTGAGATTATTGGCCTCGTCAAGTAATTTTTTTATCGGGTATATATATGTTCGATAGTCTTTTGAAATTGAATGTAACACAGCTATTGTGTAGGTGGCTTGTATATGCTACCGTGTGATTTTTTTAAAGTTCGATTCTGTCAAACCGTGTCCATGGACGATTATTTTGAGTCAGCGATTTTTGAGCAAGATGCCTTGATGTTAATATTGAGTGAAAATAGGACTTGGATAGGTTTGTTTAGAGATTGAATTTATAAACCACTATACAATAAAAGCAAAAAGCTAAAAATAGAAGGAAAAAAATTCCGTTGCCGGGACTTGAACCCGGGTCTCTCGGGTGAGAGCCGAGTATCCTAACCAACTAGACTACAACGGATTTGTTGTTTGGTAAGCTCTCTAGAGTTTGATATATCTAAATAACTTACTCCCAACTATCACCAAAGAAGTagtaatactcgtaaatttataGTGGTGTGTTTttgttcccttttcttttttcatcACTCCGGTTGAAAATTAATCTCTACCACTTATGCTTAAATTGGATCAAGCTAGTATGtgattgttaaaaaaaaaaaaaaaaacttaaacaataaaaacaaaatgaCGCTCAGACGCTGCATACTCATTCTTCAATaactagttgagatcccgtgctaaagcacggtaTTAGAGAGCTAAAGCGGGATATTTGTGAGCTTGACTTGTATAGTGGAGATTTAAGATATTTATATAAATGAGTTGTACTTATAATAAGTTCTAATGTACGTTATAATTTTAGTGAtatgcaccaaaaaaaaaagtgtactaTTTAAATGACTtttagattaaattatttttgtgcgagccttttttttattattacaaatAATGAAAACCGATTATTATTCAAAAATATACTCTAATATTACCTACTTCACTACTAATAGGGGATATGATCATTGAGTTAAAAACAAAATGTAAGTAAATCGCATATTGACTTTATAAACGGAAACAAATATAAAAGTAATACGACACATCTAAATGGACGATtcataaacaattaaaactactATTTTCTCCATATTCTTACAAACAATAACCCGGCCCAAATGAGAGTATAACATTACCCCAACCTATTTTATGGAAGGTGTAATAGTACATAAATGATTTGAAATAAGATCTTTTTATGATATCAGTATATTATAATGATATGTATATCCCTAATTTTGGTGCGTTAGTACATAAATGATTTAAAATAAGATCTTTTTATGATATTAGTATATTATAATGATATGTATATCCCTAATTTTGGTGTGTATGTTAATTAACCTTTATTAGAAGGATATATAAATCGTAATAATTTTGCTGTATATCCACAATTTTGGTGCATATCTTAATTAACAATTATCCCCAGGATATGTAAAccattaattaacctttattaCAAAGATATGtaaattttttatatttttagtaGCATAGTTGGCGTGTATTTTTAGTAGCATAGTTGGCGTGTACTAATGTTATACGGAGTAGATTATAGTGGACTTGTATATGTTATAGATTATTTGACAGCGTACACTAAGCCCAGCATAGTAATATGTAAAAAAAGGCCCACTTATAGCTATgagcatttaggcgggaaaaacttttagttttcttattcttttagttttagGGGTTGGTTGACTATTCCAATCCTCAACCTCCTTCCCCAAATAAATGATttccttttcaaaaaaaaaaaaatttgctttTTAATTTTCCGTAAACTTATCCCAAATCATTTTTTAACAAATCATTCCAAATTTACATTTGAGTTTCGATTGCTTATAAAATATCAGATTTCACACTTGATTTTTCAAAGAGATCAAAATAGGTAATATTTCTTCTTaattttcatgaatttcatatattttaatgttgtattcGTTGATTATTGAGTAACATTACACAACATAAGCATTTTAATTTTTAGTTTGTACTATCGTGATGTAAAAaggttttaatttgaatttaacTAATAAAAGCTCCATagcatatatgtatatgtatataattaaattGGTTCATTGTTCTGTTTTAGATGATAATATCGATTTCTTGCGAAAGTTGTAGTTATTTTCTTGCATATTATAGacttttgtttatttactttATGAATTTTCAATATTATTCTAAAATTTAAAGCATTTGCAGATATTTGAGGAAGGGCAAGGAGTCGGAGATAAGAGGACTTTATTATATCGGTTTTTATATCATAGACGGTTGCGATGCAAGTCCTTGAATTCGGCCtcacttttttttctttcactGGGCCTCCACATTTTTTAAGACGACCCTGGTTTTCTAGAAGAATGAAACAGAATTATAGAAACATGTTGCGATGATTATTACATCAACCTTTGTCTATTATCTGAAGTGTAATGAGAAGCTTATCAATTATCCCGGAGGCGTTCGTTATCAGGATCCTTCTTTCAAAACTAATGTTAAAATAGCAATTAGATAACGAAAATGGTACAAGATAGACATGCCATAGACGACGATATGTTTACAAAAAACATTTAACACTTGTTGTGCCATGTTTGAACATAATCAAAGAACTATAGCAAAGATAGGACATTAGAGTTGACGTGTCCCCTTCTTGAAATACGCCAAATATGTCATataactagtttttgaacccgtgcactgcacgggtggaaacggaaattattattaaaagtaataacttacatattttttggatttagtaaattattaaattttagaaaatttAACTTTGTCTACTACCCATACACTTTTGATACTATGATTtttttttatcgacttttgataagTTATTGCCAAGTAGTCGAAGTAGGCGGCTGAGGTAATTTAGACTTGTGAAAATTGAGCTGATTCGAATAACCCTACCTGACACCCAAATTCAGGACCAAAGCTTGATCTAAACCCGAATTGTTTAAAACAATGGATAAGTAACTCTTTATATGAAACTCCCTTTGTCCTACTCATTTGTGTGCTTATTCCATTTTGGGTTGTCTCAATCAATTGTGTGCCTTTATATTTTAGGAATGCCTTTGATAAGCAATTTGATACTCTACACTCAGTTTGATTCActtgttatttaataattaaCCACCTCCTCTTTTCTTGGCGTTTGTGTCCAAACTAAAGGCAAACGAATGATCGCGACGAAAGGACTCAAGGGAGTATGAAACTTCATATTTTATTTACACAATTGTTATTACACAAACTTGAACTATTGCAATGCGACACATGTTATTTTCCTACCCCGTTGACGTATCAATGTTTAGGTTCTACTACGTATTTAAGTACAGATGTATAAAATGGTTTTCCTACCCCGTTGGCATATCAATGTTTACGTTCTAAATTCTAATACctcgtcttaaacttaaaacggatCAAATAAAATACATAGGACAAAAGCATAATATCTAGAGATTAATAATAAGCTTGTCCGATATATCCAAGTATGGTGTTATTTAACCCCCATCTTAAAAAATACCAACCATGCATTTATAATATAAAGTGTCAAAATGGTGGTAAATAAAACCATAACCTTTGTGAATTTCTACGTCATTGGTTAGTGTTAtattgtcacttgtgtaaaatTATATGGTagatatatatatttttaaatcAATCTTAATTAGAGTAACTGCAAGTTAAAAGAAGTATTGTGAATAGTAGATTAGAGCACACAAAAAGATGAATCAAAGGATGATTTATTTAACATATCAATTTATACGATATTAACCTCTATCTAACTCGTCTCCaataaattgttcaatcaatTTGTGTTAGTTACATTTCTTGAAAGATACTTTCTTCGTCCAAATCATTTTTTTATGTACCTTTAATTAAAAGACCTCTCACAAAGaatatcaaagataaacaaatgttTTTGACAGAGGGAGTAATATGGAGTACTCCAGTCTAATCTACTCATTGAAGTATTAATTGGAAAGGAATCCTTTTTTGACGTTAATGAGGATAATCATAATTGGAATAATCATAATCCGAATCATTTTGAATGAATTTGGCCAAATTAATATGCTAATTTTCTAATTGGAATATTAATTGGAAATGAATCCCTTTTTTCTTAATTTTGTGGGAGATGCTGTTGTTTAAAGTTAATCGGGATAGTATTCAAATTACACCTGCCAAATTTAACGCAAATCACATTATTGTTATTCGAGGTAAATTTACAATTCTTAATTATTAACAGTTTGACAAATATAATACTATATGATTATGATAATATAAAGtaataatattttaatatataGTCTTTCACCGGGTTATGACACGTGGCATTCAATACGAAGTATATATCAAGATGTTCTACTATAAAAGAACAATTGGAGTTGCTTATGGTAAAAGGGTAACATTGATGTAagatactaataatattatcgagtataaattaacaatttaacaTAGATAACATATTTCATATTATCTTATTCTATCTAATATTCTCTAATATTTGaagtataaatataaaactacaaaaaaggaagaagcGAAAAATGCTACTAAATAAAATAATCAATGGCTCCCAACAGTTATCAAGTCCCTTGGTGAGTCTAAATGTCTAATGCACTTTTGCAAATTGAAAatgaacaatatgataaacaaaaaaaatgaaaaaaaaaatgacataATTCTAATTTTTGTTCCTTAAATAAAATTTACCTAAACGAAGGTAATAAATTTATTCGCCTAATATTGCGATATAAAGTGTAGATTAGACGGAATCTCAAAAAATCATGATTTAATtccaaatttaatttaataatgacAATTTCTCCTATAATCATGCTAATTCCTCCAATAAGCTCTCCCTCTTATGGAAATAATATCATATCAAATATTCATGTGTTTAGGAAAAATCAATAATCATCATTTTATTTTAGGATTTTATAGTGATTTTGCATGTATCGATTTTTTTTAATAGTCTTAGGATTTCAGCAAATGACACGTGGCGTAGGAGTAGGTGTTGACACGTGGCGATCAAAGGGACTGTtggtttcaacttttaatataATACTAACTTTTGAACCCGTGTCCGCACGGGCGATCTTCAAAATTTCACgataaataatatttatattataattGTAATTGTAATAGTTTATATATTAAAAAAGCTTATTTATGTGTCTTTAATCGACTATACACAAATAACTATTTGTATATCCAGCAtcatataataaataatatttatattataactGAACTGAACTTTTAAATAATTGAAAATCAGTCCAAGAGAACAGGGTGTAAGTGACCATTACACCCTCTTCGATTTATTTCCTTAAACCTACATACTCTCGCACTTAAAAGAGTTAAAACTTTAATTACTTCGCCCGACCGAGCCGTTTTATCAAAATATAAACTCGTAGATCTTGATCCGCAACCCATAGCCCGAAACAACCCGAAGTCTCAATAATTCGGTAATATAGAGTCAACTATCACAACCTGGCATCACCTCGAAGATAAATTTATGTGAAAAATATAATGACTTATATGTATTATTTATGAGTTACATTGTAATTTCTTAAACTCAACATTTATGTGAAAGGGGATCGAAAACTTCACATCAGAAGTCATAGATTTTACAAcaattttaaactttttttttttattattaaagtaAGCGAATGAAAGAAGAATGTTTAATTTACCAAAATACCCTTATTTGCGTATCAACCCATAATTAGTCATTTTTCATCTATATTGCTCATATCATCTTACCACAACGTAACCCTCATCAATGACCATCATTGTACTGCCAACTTCGACCTCCACCACTACTGCATGACTCTCGCCCCCTTCGTCGACCACATAACTTCTCCACCCCATCACAAAACCCCAGCACACTTTCAAATAAATTCACCAAAAATCGATTGAAAATCTCAAAATAGCCTAATTTGTGTAACTTGTTTGAAGTTTCAATAAGTGAATTTGTTTTCTCTTTAATACGGAGTAGACAACTATAAATTAAAGGTCAAATGTATTACAGCACCATATCAAACTAATCACAAAAACATACGAAGTAGTTTTATTTTCCTTATTATCAAAGAGATTTATTTATTgactttcatgttttatttattttacatgGATTTGTGTTGGTTACCAATGTATTTTCATTCTTTCAAATGTAGTTTTGTTGGACTTAAACGTTATTCACTCTATTATTTCATTTTCATATGTTGTTGAATATACAGTAATATTTTGGTCAAACCCaaacgtaaagaaatgaaatactCCGTAAATAAAGGGGATAGATGATAAATAATTCACTATTCCACTTATCCATTTTTTTCATCTCATTGGTGATGAATGAATGAGTTGCAAGTCATACGTTTCATGAATGACAAATGAATTGGATAGAGTTACCATTGAATTCCTTCTCGCGACCTCGCCCTTGAAACCCAACGTTGGTAATCACTAATCACTCTTATTATTTAGAATCGTGATACACATTAACAGTCAATTAGTTTCATATATAAAATTAATCATAAGCGACACTTTTTAATTTAGAGTTACTCCCAAGTCCCAACTATATGACGGAGGTATTATGGAcaataggtcccaggttcgaatccCCCCTCCCCTTTATTGTAATGCGACCTTGTGCGCGCTTCGagtgacgaaaaaaaaaaaatatatatcaaaaaaaaaaaaaaaaaaaaaggaatttaaaGACTAAAAAATAAAGACATCCTGAACCGTTAATATATGTTGCTACACTATATGATCTTTTCCATTAATATACAAGTACTCTACTTATGTTTAA
It includes:
- the LOC141591622 gene encoding aluminum-activated malate transporter 2-like — its product is MENRDENSNNFFKAKLAKIKNNLVLIGQLTKQLVKDDPRRIVHSFKVGLAIALVSLFYYFDPLYEGFGVNAMWGVLTVVVVFEYSVGATVGKSLNRVVSTIIGGWLAVGDHRLCSYWGDDLEPVLLGFSVFLTAAVATFMRFYPIIKARYDYGMQIFILTFSLICVSGYRDDEVIDMAQRRISTILIGCCTAVVICVVIRPVWAGHDLHNVTASNLAKLGNFLQEFGVEYFKKSTDVPLLNDGKSFQSIIDSKSSVDTLSNFARWEPWHGRFKYTHPWIQYQIICGLTRVHACRAEALHNILYCRTQAPNEVKAKFLEPCSKMSIESGKALKELSFAIKEMTEPSKANAHIQNAKKSAQDLNELLKSNLWENINLLDVTRVATVASLLNEVVTCTEEIAEAVQRLATLAKFTSIVDDNKVAVQDGNSKMLNQLSSMKSRSSTSYVIIVDGSTPRSSNCEDPPSLAMAQQDAE